Proteins co-encoded in one Triplophysa rosa unplaced genomic scaffold, Trosa_1v2 scaffold86_ERROPOS1239135, whole genome shotgun sequence genomic window:
- the LOC130551283 gene encoding cadherin-2-like, which produces MASGPPVYADWTRDRCIIIPNILSDQPHPILEILKTSSGRRAADNDPSAPPYDSLLVFDYEGNGSTAGSLSSISSSSSSDGDQDYDYLNDWGPRFRKLADMYDGGTDE; this is translated from the exons ATGGCATCGGGTCCGCCGGTGTACGCAGACTGGACGAGAGACCGCTGCATCATCATCCCCAATATCCTGTCCGATCAACCGCACCCCATCCTGGAGATATTGAAGACTTCATCA GGTCGGAGAGCAGCTGACAATGATCCTAGCGCTCCGCCATACGACTCACTCTTAGTGTTTGACTACGAGGGCAACGGCTCTACGGCGGGATCGCTCAGCTCCATCAGTTCCTCCTCCAGCAGTGATGGTGACCAGGATTATGATTATCTCAATGACTGGGGTCCACGCTTCAGAAAACTCGCTGACATGTACGACGGTGGCACAGATGAATGA